The following are encoded together in the Erwinia sp. E602 genome:
- the ampD gene encoding 1,6-anhydro-N-acetylmuramyl-L-alanine amidase AmpD: MQLQQGWITGIRHVPSPHFNPRPDNETPSLLVIHNISLPPGQFGGPWIDQLFSGTLDPTADPYFATIAHLQVAAHCLIRRDGEIVQYVPFDLRAWHAGVSCYQGREACNDFSIGIELEGTDTLPYTDAQYQALLAVTQLLVSHYPALAQHITGHSDIAPERKTDPGPAFDWGRFRAALAQPVAHLPEVQP, from the coding sequence ATGCAGTTGCAACAGGGCTGGATCACGGGCATCAGGCACGTACCTTCGCCGCATTTTAACCCGCGTCCGGACAATGAAACGCCGTCGTTACTGGTTATTCACAATATCAGCCTGCCGCCGGGCCAGTTTGGCGGCCCGTGGATTGACCAGCTGTTCAGCGGTACGCTCGATCCCACCGCCGATCCCTATTTTGCCACCATCGCTCACCTGCAGGTGGCCGCCCACTGTCTGATCCGCCGTGACGGCGAGATCGTCCAGTACGTTCCTTTCGATCTGCGCGCCTGGCACGCGGGCGTCTCCTGCTATCAGGGGCGCGAGGCGTGTAACGACTTCTCGATTGGCATCGAACTGGAGGGGACCGATACGCTGCCCTATACCGACGCGCAGTATCAGGCGCTGCTGGCGGTGACCCAACTGCTGGTCAGCCACTATCCTGCGCTGGCGCAACATATTACCGGCCACAGCGATATCGCCCCCGAACGTAAAACCGATCCCGGCCCGGCCTTTGACTGGGGTCGTTTCCGCGCGGCGCTGGCGCAGCCTGTGGCACATTTACCGGAGGTTCAGCCATGA
- a CDS encoding glycoside-pentoside-hexuronide (GPH):cation symporter, with product MQGEKLSVREKIGYGMGDAGCNMIGGAIMLFLNYFYTDVFGLAPALVGILLLSVRVLDAVTDPIMGAIADRTQSRWGRFRPWLLWVCVPYVLFSVLMFTTPEWSYNSKVIWAFATYFLMSLTYTAINIPYCSLGGVITSDPGERVSCQSYRFVMVGVATLILSLTLLPLADWFGGDNKARGYQMAMGVMALVALLMFLFCFATVRERIRPAAPTNDDIKNDLRDAWKNDQWVRILLLTLCNVCPGFIRMAATMYYVTWVMQQSTHFATLFISLGVVGMMIGSTLAKVLTDRWCKLKVFFWTNIVLAVFSCAFYFVNPQATMMVLVLYFLLNILHQIPSPLHWSLMADVDDYGEWKTGKRITGISFSGNLFFLKVGLAVAGAMVGFLLSWYGYDAGAKQQSASAVNGIVLLFTVIPGIGYLVTAGVVRLLKVDRALMLQIQRDLAQRRADAPHAAPAAALQPQGTDPQGASR from the coding sequence ATGCAGGGCGAAAAGCTGTCCGTCAGAGAGAAAATTGGTTACGGCATGGGCGACGCGGGATGCAATATGATCGGCGGCGCAATCATGCTGTTCCTTAACTATTTCTACACCGATGTGTTTGGCCTGGCCCCGGCGCTGGTCGGCATACTGCTGCTGTCGGTGCGGGTGCTGGATGCGGTGACCGATCCGATTATGGGCGCGATTGCCGATCGCACGCAGAGCCGCTGGGGACGTTTCCGCCCCTGGCTGCTGTGGGTCTGCGTGCCCTACGTGCTGTTCAGCGTGCTGATGTTCACCACCCCGGAGTGGAGCTATAACAGCAAGGTGATCTGGGCGTTTGCCACCTACTTCCTGATGTCGCTCACCTATACCGCCATCAACATTCCCTACTGCTCGCTGGGTGGCGTCATCACCAGCGATCCGGGCGAGCGCGTCTCCTGCCAGTCGTACCGCTTTGTGATGGTTGGCGTGGCCACGCTGATCCTGTCGCTGACCCTGCTGCCGCTGGCCGACTGGTTCGGCGGCGACAATAAGGCGCGCGGCTATCAGATGGCGATGGGGGTAATGGCGCTGGTGGCGCTGCTGATGTTCCTGTTCTGCTTTGCCACGGTGCGCGAGCGCATCCGCCCCGCCGCCCCGACCAACGACGATATCAAAAATGACCTGCGCGATGCGTGGAAGAACGACCAGTGGGTGCGCATCCTGCTGCTGACGCTGTGCAACGTCTGCCCCGGCTTTATCCGTATGGCGGCCACCATGTACTACGTCACCTGGGTGATGCAGCAGTCCACCCACTTCGCCACGCTGTTTATCAGCCTTGGCGTGGTGGGCATGATGATCGGCAGCACGCTGGCCAAGGTGCTGACCGACCGCTGGTGCAAGCTGAAAGTGTTCTTCTGGACCAATATCGTGCTGGCGGTATTCTCCTGCGCGTTTTACTTCGTCAATCCGCAGGCGACGATGATGGTGCTGGTGCTCTACTTCCTGCTCAATATCCTGCACCAGATCCCCTCCCCGCTGCACTGGTCGCTGATGGCGGACGTCGACGATTACGGCGAATGGAAAACCGGCAAACGCATCACCGGCATCAGCTTCTCCGGCAACCTGTTCTTCCTTAAGGTCGGGCTGGCGGTGGCCGGGGCGATGGTCGGTTTTCTGCTGTCGTGGTACGGCTACGATGCCGGCGCGAAACAGCAGAGCGCCAGCGCCGTTAACGGCATCGTGCTGCTGTTTACCGTCATTCCCGGCATTGGCTATCTGGTAACCGCCGGCGTGGTACGCCTGCTGAAAGTTGACCGTGCGCTGATGCTGCAGATCCAGCGTGACCTGGCACAACGCCGTGCCGATGCCCCGCACGCGGCCCCCGCTGCCGCCCTACAACCACAGGGTACTGACCCGCAAGGAGCCTCCCGATGA
- a CDS encoding sigma-70 family RNA polymerase sigma factor, with protein MTDETIDSQVLLLQAVAAGDKRAFEAVYRRYSPWLFAIALRMVRRRGWAEEVLHDSFLIVLQRAASYDPALSAPQTWLTHIVRNRAIDYLRLQDNRALELEEEETVMVETESGAEREAFSSESLRLTNCLAQLSPEQRQSVTLAYYQGLSHGEIALHLQQPAGTVKSWIRRALMQLKACVGL; from the coding sequence ATGACGGACGAGACTATAGACAGCCAGGTTCTGCTGCTGCAGGCCGTTGCTGCCGGGGATAAACGCGCATTTGAGGCCGTTTACCGCCGCTACTCACCCTGGCTGTTTGCTATCGCCCTGCGTATGGTTCGACGACGCGGCTGGGCCGAAGAAGTGCTCCACGACAGCTTCCTGATCGTCCTGCAGCGTGCCGCCAGCTATGACCCGGCGCTCAGCGCTCCGCAAACCTGGCTGACCCATATCGTCCGTAACCGCGCCATCGACTATCTGCGGCTGCAGGATAACCGCGCCCTTGAGCTGGAAGAGGAGGAAACCGTTATGGTGGAAACTGAATCCGGGGCGGAGCGCGAGGCCTTCAGCTCGGAGTCGCTCAGGCTGACGAATTGCCTGGCGCAGCTGTCACCGGAGCAGCGGCAGAGCGTGACGCTGGCGTATTATCAGGGGCTGTCGCACGGTGAAATTGCGCTGCATCTGCAGCAACCCGCCGGCACGGTGAAAAGCTGGATCCGGCGCGCATTAATGCAACTGAAAGCGTGTGTGGGCCTATGA
- the aroP gene encoding aromatic amino acid transporter AroP, producing MGQQQGETLHRGLKNRHIQLIALGGAVGTGLFLGSASVIQSAGPGVILGYAIAGFIAFLIMRQLGEMVVEEPVAGSFSHFAYKYWGNFAGFASGWNYWVLYVLVAMAELTAVGKYIQFWYPEIPTWASAAAFFVLINAINLTNVKVFGEMEFWFAIIKVAAVIGMILFGGWLLFSGNAGPQATVRNLWEQGGFLPHGFTGLVMMMAIIMFSFGGLELVGITAAEADNPETSIPKATNQVIWRILIFYIGSLAVLLSLLPWTRVTADTSPFVLIFHELGDALVANALNVVILTAALSVYNSCVYCNSRMLFGLAQQGNAPKALLKVDGRGVPVLSIAFSAVATGLCVLLNYLMPGEAFGLLMALVVSALVINWAMISLAHIKFRRKKDQQGVKTRFPALFYPLGNWICLLFLAGILVLMAMTPGMAISVWLIPVWIAILAVGYVIKNRSQRA from the coding sequence ATGGGACAACAGCAGGGCGAAACGCTGCACCGTGGCCTGAAGAACCGCCACATCCAGCTGATCGCATTGGGTGGGGCCGTCGGTACCGGCCTGTTTCTGGGCAGTGCATCGGTTATTCAGTCGGCCGGGCCAGGGGTTATTCTTGGCTACGCCATTGCCGGTTTTATTGCCTTCTTAATTATGCGCCAGCTGGGTGAGATGGTCGTGGAGGAGCCGGTTGCCGGTTCATTCAGCCATTTTGCCTATAAGTACTGGGGTAACTTTGCCGGTTTTGCCTCCGGCTGGAACTACTGGGTGCTCTACGTGCTGGTGGCGATGGCCGAGCTGACCGCGGTCGGCAAATATATTCAGTTCTGGTACCCGGAGATCCCCACCTGGGCCTCTGCCGCCGCCTTCTTTGTGCTGATCAACGCCATCAACCTGACCAACGTCAAAGTGTTCGGTGAGATGGAGTTCTGGTTCGCCATTATCAAAGTAGCAGCGGTAATCGGTATGATCCTGTTCGGCGGCTGGCTGCTGTTCAGCGGCAACGCCGGCCCGCAGGCCACCGTGCGCAACCTGTGGGAACAGGGCGGCTTCCTGCCTCACGGCTTTACCGGGCTGGTGATGATGATGGCGATCATCATGTTCTCCTTTGGTGGCCTGGAGCTGGTCGGTATTACCGCCGCCGAAGCCGATAACCCGGAAACCAGTATCCCGAAAGCCACTAACCAGGTGATCTGGCGCATCCTGATCTTCTATATCGGCTCGCTGGCGGTGCTGCTGTCGCTGCTGCCGTGGACCCGCGTCACCGCCGATACCAGCCCGTTCGTGCTGATCTTCCATGAGCTGGGCGATGCGCTGGTAGCCAACGCGCTGAACGTGGTGATCCTCACCGCCGCGCTGTCGGTGTACAACAGCTGCGTGTACTGCAACAGCCGTATGCTGTTCGGCCTGGCGCAGCAGGGCAACGCCCCGAAAGCGCTGCTGAAAGTTGATGGCCGCGGCGTGCCGGTGCTGTCAATCGCCTTCTCAGCGGTGGCTACCGGGCTCTGCGTGCTGCTCAACTACCTGATGCCGGGTGAGGCCTTTGGCCTGCTGATGGCGCTGGTGGTCTCGGCGCTGGTGATTAACTGGGCGATGATCAGCCTGGCACACATCAAATTCCGTCGTAAGAAAGACCAGCAGGGCGTGAAAACCCGCTTCCCGGCGCTGTTCTACCCGCTGGGTAACTGGATCTGCCTGCTGTTCCTCGCCGGTATCCTGGTGCTGATGGCGATGACCCCGGGGATGGCGATCTCGGTGTGGCTGATCCCGGTGTGGATCGCGATTCTGGCGGTGGGTTACGTGATTAAGAACCGCAGCCAGCGCGCTTAA
- a CDS encoding family 43 glycosylhydrolase, giving the protein MSHWPNPLIEQRADPFILRHDNHYYFIASVPEYDRLEIRRAATLAGLATTAASVVWRKPASGPQSALIWAPELHRIDGRWVIYYAAAPSQAIKDGLFQHRMYTLTCDDADPLSGRWVDRGRMATPIDSFSLDATHFVHQGRNWYLWAQKDPAIPGNSNLYLAELATPWQIAGQPVMLSRPQYEWECAGFSVNEGPAAIRHGQRLFVSYSASATDENYCMGLLWIDADADPLIAENWQKSAAPVFSTSWQNRQYGPGHNSFTQGENGEDLLVYHARNYTEIEGDPLYDPNRHTRVKAFTWDADGMPVFGTPPADTASDQRAVNG; this is encoded by the coding sequence ATGAGCCACTGGCCAAACCCGTTGATCGAACAGCGCGCCGACCCGTTTATCCTGCGCCACGATAACCACTACTATTTTATCGCCTCCGTGCCCGAGTACGACCGGCTGGAGATCCGCCGCGCTGCGACGCTGGCCGGGCTGGCGACGACCGCGGCCAGCGTGGTGTGGCGCAAGCCCGCCAGCGGCCCGCAGAGCGCGCTGATCTGGGCACCGGAGCTGCACCGCATCGACGGACGGTGGGTGATTTACTACGCCGCCGCACCGTCGCAGGCGATCAAAGACGGCCTGTTCCAGCACCGGATGTACACCCTGACCTGCGACGATGCCGATCCGCTCAGCGGCCGCTGGGTCGATCGCGGGCGCATGGCGACGCCGATCGACAGCTTCTCGCTGGATGCCACCCACTTTGTCCATCAGGGACGCAACTGGTATCTGTGGGCGCAGAAAGACCCGGCGATTCCCGGCAACTCGAACCTCTATCTTGCCGAACTGGCCACCCCGTGGCAGATCGCAGGACAGCCGGTAATGCTCAGCCGTCCGCAGTATGAGTGGGAGTGCGCTGGTTTCAGCGTCAACGAGGGGCCGGCGGCGATCCGCCACGGTCAGCGCCTGTTCGTCAGCTATTCGGCCAGCGCCACCGATGAAAACTACTGCATGGGGCTGCTGTGGATCGATGCGGATGCCGATCCGCTGATCGCAGAGAACTGGCAAAAATCGGCCGCGCCGGTGTTCAGCACCAGCTGGCAGAATCGTCAGTACGGACCGGGGCACAACAGCTTTACGCAGGGGGAGAACGGTGAGGACCTGCTGGTGTATCACGCACGCAACTACACCGAAATCGAGGGGGACCCGCTGTACGATCCAAACCGCCATACGCGGGTGAAAGCATTCACCTGGGACGCGGACGGCATGCCGGTATTTGGCACCCCGCCCGCGGATACGGCGTCAGACCAGCGTGCCGTAAATGGTTAG
- the aroP gene encoding aromatic amino acid transporter AroP, translating to MEQQQGDTLHRGLKNRHIQLIALGGAVGTGLFLGSASVIKSAGPAVILGYAIAGFIAFLIMRQMGEMIVEEPVAGSFSHFAHKYWGPFAGFASGWNNWALYVLVAMAELTAVGKYIQFWYPEIPTWVSAAVFFVLINAINLTNVKMFGEVEFWFAIIKVVAVVAMIAFGGWLLFSGNGGPQASVSNLWSHGGFMPNGWHGLVMMIAIIMFSFGGLEMIGLTAAEAENPQQSIPKAINQVLWRILIFYIGSLTVLLSLMPWMRISEDTSPFVLIFHELGDGLVANALNVVILTAALSVYNSCVYSNSRMLFGLAQQGNAPKALMKVDRRGVPVNAILISAAAAAIGVLINYLMPGEAFNLLMSLVVSTLIINWAMISLAHLRFRKRANQQGLQPRFKALFYPFGNWLCLAFMAGVLVIMAMTPGMAISVWLIPVWIGVLAAGFAVKGRGVQS from the coding sequence ATGGAACAACAGCAGGGCGACACGCTGCACCGCGGCTTAAAGAACCGCCACATTCAGCTGATCGCATTGGGCGGCGCCGTCGGCACCGGCCTGTTTCTGGGCAGCGCATCGGTGATCAAATCGGCCGGCCCCGCGGTCATTCTGGGTTACGCCATTGCCGGCTTTATCGCGTTCCTGATCATGCGCCAGATGGGCGAAATGATCGTTGAGGAGCCGGTGGCGGGCAGCTTCAGCCACTTTGCGCACAAATACTGGGGCCCGTTCGCCGGTTTTGCGTCCGGCTGGAATAACTGGGCGCTGTACGTGCTGGTGGCGATGGCCGAGCTGACCGCCGTGGGGAAATACATCCAGTTCTGGTACCCGGAGATCCCGACGTGGGTGTCAGCGGCGGTGTTCTTTGTGCTGATCAACGCCATCAACCTGACCAACGTGAAGATGTTTGGTGAGGTGGAGTTCTGGTTTGCCATTATTAAGGTGGTGGCGGTCGTCGCGATGATCGCCTTCGGCGGCTGGCTGCTGTTCAGCGGCAACGGTGGCCCGCAGGCCAGTGTAAGCAACCTGTGGAGCCACGGCGGCTTTATGCCCAACGGCTGGCACGGACTGGTGATGATGATCGCCATCATTATGTTCTCGTTCGGCGGGCTGGAGATGATCGGCCTCACCGCGGCGGAAGCCGAGAACCCGCAGCAGAGCATCCCGAAAGCGATTAACCAGGTGCTGTGGCGCATCCTGATCTTCTATATTGGCTCGCTGACCGTGCTGCTGTCGCTGATGCCGTGGATGCGCATCAGCGAAGATACCAGCCCGTTTGTGCTGATCTTCCACGAGCTGGGCGACGGCCTGGTGGCCAACGCGCTGAACGTGGTGATCCTCACCGCCGCGCTGTCGGTCTATAACAGCTGCGTCTACAGCAACAGCCGGATGCTGTTTGGCCTGGCGCAGCAGGGCAACGCACCAAAAGCGCTGATGAAGGTCGACCGTCGCGGCGTGCCGGTAAACGCCATTCTGATCTCAGCGGCGGCCGCCGCGATCGGCGTGCTGATCAACTACCTGATGCCGGGCGAAGCCTTTAACCTGCTGATGTCGCTGGTCGTCTCGACGCTGATCATCAACTGGGCGATGATCAGCCTGGCGCACCTGCGCTTTCGCAAGCGCGCTAATCAGCAGGGGCTGCAGCCGCGCTTTAAGGCGCTGTTCTACCCGTTTGGCAACTGGCTGTGCCTGGCCTTTATGGCCGGCGTGCTGGTGATTATGGCGATGACGCCGGGCATGGCGATCTCGGTATGGCTGATTCCGGTGTGGATTGGCGTGCTGGCGGCAGGCTTTGCCGTTAAAGGTCGCGGCGTTCAGAGCTAA
- the ampE gene encoding beta-lactamase regulator AmpE, giving the protein MTLFSLLLVLGWERLFKLGEHWQLDHLLEPLFRPRQRFSLLRTLLMVLLAMALTALCLLALRGLFFGLPQLLFWIVVGLLCIGAGSVRLHYHAYLKAAGRNDTDAHNAMAEELALIHGLPGECSEREYLCELQNALLWINFRFYLAPLFWFVVGGPWGPVLLVGYAFLRAWQSWLAKRQTPLARAQSGIDALLHWLDWIPVRLAGVAYALLGHGERALPAWFASLGDRHTPQYQVLTRLAQFSLARDPHQDKVETPRVAVALAKKVSLVLVVVVALLTIYGTLV; this is encoded by the coding sequence ATGACGCTGTTTAGTTTATTACTGGTATTAGGCTGGGAACGGCTGTTTAAGCTGGGCGAACACTGGCAGCTGGACCACCTGCTGGAGCCGCTGTTCCGCCCGCGCCAGCGTTTTTCGTTGCTGCGCACGCTGCTGATGGTGCTGCTGGCGATGGCGCTGACCGCGCTCTGCCTGCTGGCGCTACGTGGGCTGTTCTTCGGCCTGCCGCAGCTGCTGTTCTGGATCGTCGTCGGGCTGCTGTGCATCGGTGCCGGGTCGGTACGGCTGCACTATCACGCCTACCTGAAAGCCGCAGGCCGCAACGATACCGATGCGCACAATGCGATGGCCGAAGAGCTGGCGCTGATCCACGGGCTGCCGGGCGAGTGCAGCGAGCGTGAATACCTGTGCGAGCTGCAGAACGCGCTGCTGTGGATCAACTTCCGTTTCTACCTCGCGCCGCTGTTCTGGTTTGTGGTGGGCGGCCCGTGGGGGCCGGTACTGCTGGTGGGTTATGCCTTCCTGCGCGCCTGGCAGAGCTGGCTGGCGAAGCGGCAGACGCCGCTGGCGCGCGCGCAGTCCGGGATTGATGCGCTGCTGCACTGGCTGGACTGGATCCCGGTGCGCCTCGCCGGCGTGGCCTACGCGCTGCTCGGCCACGGTGAACGGGCGCTGCCGGCGTGGTTTGCCTCACTGGGCGATCGTCACACCCCGCAGTATCAGGTGCTGACCCGGCTGGCGCAGTTTTCGCTGGCGCGCGATCCCCACCAGGACAAGGTGGAGACTCCGCGCGTGGCGGTTGCGCTGGCGAAGAAGGTCTCGCTGGTACTGGTGGTGGTGGTGGCACTGCTAACCATTTACGGCACGCTGGTCTGA
- a CDS encoding fasciclin domain-containing protein: MKTLICSAVCATLLFSAASMAEMTANTVMVGGASMYPSRNIVENALNSKDHTTLVAAVKAAGLVDTLQGAGPFTVFAPTNAAFSKLPAGTVDNLLKPENKAMLTSVLTYHVVAGKYDMKALMKKIKQGNGHAELKTVNGAPLWIMQNGPHNIQLKDEKGNVASISTYDVQQKNGVIDVIDTVLMP; encoded by the coding sequence ATGAAAACGCTTATCTGCTCAGCCGTTTGTGCCACATTACTGTTCAGCGCCGCATCAATGGCAGAAATGACCGCTAACACCGTGATGGTCGGCGGAGCGTCAATGTATCCGTCGCGCAACATCGTCGAGAATGCCCTGAATTCCAAAGACCACACCACGCTGGTAGCCGCCGTGAAGGCCGCGGGTCTGGTGGATACCCTGCAGGGTGCCGGCCCCTTCACCGTGTTTGCCCCCACGAATGCCGCCTTCAGCAAACTGCCGGCCGGCACCGTGGACAATCTGCTGAAACCGGAAAATAAAGCCATGCTGACCAGCGTGCTGACCTACCACGTGGTGGCGGGTAAATACGATATGAAAGCGCTGATGAAAAAGATTAAGCAGGGCAACGGCCACGCCGAGCTGAAAACGGTGAACGGCGCGCCGCTGTGGATCATGCAGAACGGCCCGCACAATATTCAGCTGAAAGATGAAAAAGGCAACGTCGCCAGTATCAGCACCTATGACGTACAGCAGAAAAATGGCGTGATCGACGTCATCGATACCGTACTGATGCCGTAA